A genomic window from Sphingobacterium sp. BN32 includes:
- the secE gene encoding preprotein translocase subunit SecE — protein MAKVLDFIKDSYTEITEKVTWPTWSQLQSHAVVVLVASLIIAIVILIMDKASSNVMELLYGTGA, from the coding sequence ATGGCAAAAGTACTTGATTTTATTAAAGACTCTTATACAGAGATTACTGAAAAAGTGACTTGGCCTACTTGGTCTCAATTGCAAAGTCACGCTGTAGTCGTGCTTGTTGCTTCCCTAATTATTGCGATCGTTATCCTAATTATGGACAAGGCTTCAAGTAATGTGATGGAGTTGTTGTACGGTACGGGAGCTTAA
- the rplL gene encoding 50S ribosomal protein L7/L12, whose amino-acid sequence MADLKQLAEQLVNLTVKEVKELADILKDEYGIEPAAAAVAVAAAPAGDGAAAAEEKTSFDVILKEAGGQKLAVVKLVKDLAGLGLKEAKDLVDGAPKELKAGVSKDEAEALKKQLEEAGAVVEIK is encoded by the coding sequence ATGGCAGATTTAAAACAACTTGCTGAACAGTTAGTGAACTTAACAGTAAAAGAAGTTAAAGAATTAGCTGACATCTTAAAAGATGAGTACGGTATCGAGCCTGCTGCTGCTGCTGTAGCTGTTGCTGCTGCACCTGCTGGTGACGGCGCTGCTGCTGCTGAAGAAAAAACTTCTTTCGACGTAATCTTGAAAGAAGCTGGTGGTCAGAAATTAGCAGTAGTTAAATTAGTTAAAGACTTAGCTGGTTTAGGTTTGAAAGAAGCTAAAGATTTAGTTGACGGAGCACCTAAAGAATTAAAAGCTGGTGTTTCTAAAGACGAAGCTGAAGCTTTGAAAAAACAATTAGAAGAAGCTGGAGCTGTTGTTGAGATTAAATAA
- the rpoB gene encoding DNA-directed RNA polymerase subunit beta, protein MANNNMQKERVNFATSKKVIDYPDFLDVQLESFKEFFQLETTSDNRHQEGLYQVFAENFPISDSRNIFVLEFLDYFIDPPRYDIQECIERGLTYSVPLKAKLKLSCNDEEHEDFETIVQDVYLGTIPYMTPKGTFVINGAERVIVSQLHRSPGVFFGQSRHTNGTKLYSARVIPFKGSWIEFATDVNNVMYAYIDRKKKFPVTTLLRAIGFDSDKDILELFDLSDEVKVSKSGLKKYVGRRLAARVLNKWTEDFVDEDTGEVVSIDRNEIIFERETVLEEDHIDLIIEAGVKSIILAKEDESNNADYSIIYNTLQKDTSNSEKEAVEHIYRQLRNAEPPDEETARGIIDRLFFSDKRYDLGDVGRYRINRKLKLGTDSDTKVLTREDIIAIVKYLINLINSKAEVDDIDHLSNRRVRTVGEQLYAQFGVGLARMARTIRERMNIRDNEVFTPTDLINARTLSSVINSFFGTNQLSQFMDQTNPLAEITHKRRLSALGPGGLSRERAGFEVRDVHYTHYGRLCTIETPEGPNIGLISSLSVHAKINNLGFIETPYRQVKDGKVVVDQPVVYLSAEDEDGKTIAQANALYDDKGNFLDPKVKARYEGDFPIIEPEKLDYMDVAPNQITSIAASLIPFLEHDDANRALMGSNMQRQAVPLLRPQAPVVGTGLEARVASDSRTLINAEGSGTVEYVDAQEIHIRYDRNDNERLVSFDDDIKVYKLTKFKKTNQNTCINLKPIVRKGQKVQKGEVLCEGYATEDGELALGRNLKVAFMPWQGYNFEDAIVISERVVSQDLFTSLHIEEFELEVRDTKRGEEELTADIPNVSEEATKDLDENGIIRVGAEVGEGDILIGKITPKGESDPSPEEKLLRAIFGDKAGDVKDASLKTPPSIKGVVIDTKLFSRAKKMSKEVERKALEKLETAHEKNLRGLKERLVDKLFNIVNGKTSQGVYNVYKELFVAKGAKFTQKILSDIDYNSVNPTGWTTDEDKNELIKYALHNYSIKVNEELGAFKREKFAISVGDELPSGIVQMAKVYVAKKRKLKVGDKMAGRHGNKGIVARIVRDEDMPFLEDGTPVDIVLNPLGVPSRMNLGQIYETVLGWAGQKLGVKFATPIFDGAEMDQVEEWVEKAGLPKSGRTYLYNGLTGERFDQPTTVGVIYMLKLGHMVDDKMHARSIGPYSLITQQPLGGKAQFGGQRFGEMEVWALEAFGASNILQEILTVKSDDVVGRAKTYEAIVKGNNLPTPSVPESFNVLVHELRGLGLDITLD, encoded by the coding sequence TTGGCAAACAATAATATGCAAAAAGAAAGAGTAAATTTTGCGACAAGTAAGAAGGTAATTGATTACCCAGATTTCTTGGATGTGCAATTGGAGTCTTTCAAGGAGTTTTTTCAACTAGAAACTACTTCTGACAACCGCCATCAGGAGGGGCTTTATCAGGTTTTCGCCGAAAACTTCCCTATTTCTGATTCAAGAAACATCTTTGTGCTAGAGTTTTTGGATTATTTCATTGATCCGCCGCGTTACGATATCCAAGAGTGTATAGAGCGTGGTTTGACTTATAGCGTACCTTTGAAGGCTAAATTGAAGTTGTCTTGTAATGATGAGGAACACGAAGATTTCGAAACCATAGTACAAGACGTGTACTTAGGAACAATTCCATACATGACTCCAAAAGGTACATTCGTGATCAATGGAGCAGAGCGTGTAATCGTTTCTCAGCTACACCGTTCACCTGGTGTGTTCTTCGGTCAAAGTAGACATACAAACGGTACTAAACTTTATTCTGCTAGGGTTATTCCTTTTAAAGGATCTTGGATCGAGTTTGCAACAGACGTTAATAACGTGATGTATGCATATATCGACCGTAAGAAAAAATTCCCGGTTACTACGTTATTACGTGCGATCGGATTTGATTCAGATAAAGATATCTTAGAATTGTTCGACCTTTCTGACGAAGTTAAAGTTAGCAAGTCGGGCTTGAAAAAATACGTTGGTCGTCGTTTAGCGGCTAGGGTATTAAATAAATGGACAGAGGATTTCGTAGATGAGGATACTGGTGAAGTAGTATCTATCGATCGTAACGAGATCATCTTTGAACGTGAAACAGTTTTAGAAGAAGACCACATTGACTTAATCATTGAAGCAGGTGTAAAATCGATTATCCTTGCGAAGGAAGATGAGTCTAACAATGCGGACTATTCCATTATATACAATACTTTACAAAAGGATACTTCTAACTCTGAGAAAGAAGCGGTAGAGCATATCTATCGTCAATTACGTAACGCTGAACCACCTGATGAGGAAACTGCACGTGGTATCATCGATCGTTTATTCTTCTCAGACAAGCGTTATGATTTAGGTGATGTGGGTAGATACCGTATCAACCGTAAATTGAAACTTGGTACGGATTCCGATACAAAAGTTTTAACGCGCGAAGATATTATCGCTATTGTGAAGTACTTGATCAACTTGATCAACTCTAAAGCAGAGGTGGATGATATCGACCACTTGTCAAACCGTCGTGTTCGTACTGTTGGTGAACAATTGTACGCTCAGTTTGGTGTTGGTTTGGCTCGTATGGCTCGTACAATCCGCGAGCGTATGAACATTCGTGACAATGAGGTGTTCACACCGACAGATTTGATCAATGCTCGTACATTATCATCTGTTATTAACTCGTTCTTCGGAACAAACCAGTTATCGCAGTTTATGGACCAGACGAACCCATTAGCGGAGATTACGCACAAGCGTCGTCTTTCAGCTTTAGGTCCTGGTGGTCTTTCTCGTGAACGTGCTGGTTTTGAGGTTCGTGACGTTCACTACACGCACTACGGTCGTTTGTGTACTATCGAAACTCCTGAGGGACCAAACATCGGTTTGATTTCATCATTATCTGTACACGCGAAGATCAACAACTTAGGTTTCATCGAAACGCCTTATCGTCAAGTTAAAGATGGTAAAGTAGTAGTTGACCAACCTGTTGTTTACTTGTCGGCAGAGGATGAAGACGGTAAGACTATCGCGCAAGCAAATGCGCTTTACGATGATAAAGGTAATTTCTTAGACCCTAAGGTTAAAGCTAGATACGAGGGTGACTTCCCGATTATTGAGCCTGAGAAATTAGACTATATGGACGTTGCGCCTAACCAGATTACATCAATTGCGGCTTCATTGATTCCTTTCTTGGAGCATGATGATGCCAACCGTGCGTTGATGGGATCGAACATGCAACGTCAAGCTGTGCCATTGTTGCGTCCGCAAGCACCTGTTGTAGGTACTGGTTTGGAAGCACGTGTTGCCAGCGACTCGCGTACATTAATTAATGCCGAAGGTTCGGGTACTGTAGAGTATGTAGATGCACAAGAAATCCACATCCGCTACGACCGTAACGATAATGAGCGTTTAGTATCATTTGACGACGACATTAAGGTGTACAAATTAACGAAGTTCAAAAAGACCAACCAGAATACTTGTATCAACTTGAAGCCTATCGTAAGAAAAGGTCAAAAGGTACAAAAAGGTGAAGTATTGTGTGAGGGTTATGCAACTGAAGACGGAGAATTAGCATTAGGCCGTAACTTAAAAGTAGCATTCATGCCTTGGCAAGGATACAACTTTGAGGATGCGATTGTAATTTCTGAACGTGTTGTATCACAAGACTTGTTTACCTCGTTACATATTGAGGAATTCGAGTTAGAGGTTCGTGATACGAAACGTGGTGAAGAGGAATTAACTGCAGATATCCCTAACGTTTCTGAAGAAGCGACGAAAGACCTTGACGAGAATGGTATTATCCGTGTTGGTGCTGAGGTTGGGGAAGGCGATATCTTGATCGGTAAGATTACTCCGAAAGGAGAGTCGGATCCTTCACCAGAAGAGAAGTTATTACGTGCGATCTTCGGTGATAAAGCAGGTGATGTTAAAGATGCGTCTTTAAAAACTCCTCCTTCAATCAAAGGTGTAGTTATTGATACGAAGTTATTCTCTCGTGCGAAGAAAATGTCCAAAGAAGTTGAGCGTAAAGCTTTAGAGAAATTGGAGACAGCACACGAGAAGAATCTTAGAGGTCTTAAAGAGCGCTTAGTTGACAAGTTATTCAACATCGTTAACGGAAAGACTAGTCAAGGTGTTTACAATGTCTACAAAGAGTTATTCGTTGCTAAGGGTGCTAAATTCACGCAGAAGATTCTTTCAGATATCGATTATAACAGTGTAAATCCAACAGGATGGACTACTGACGAGGATAAGAACGAATTGATCAAGTATGCATTACATAACTACAGCATTAAAGTTAATGAGGAGTTAGGTGCATTCAAACGTGAAAAATTTGCGATCTCTGTGGGTGATGAGCTTCCATCAGGAATTGTTCAGATGGCTAAAGTTTACGTGGCGAAGAAACGTAAGTTGAAAGTAGGTGACAAGATGGCTGGTCGTCACGGTAACAAAGGTATCGTGGCACGTATCGTACGTGATGAAGATATGCCATTCTTAGAAGACGGAACTCCTGTTGATATCGTGTTGAACCCACTTGGTGTACCTTCGCGTATGAACCTTGGACAGATCTATGAGACTGTTTTAGGATGGGCAGGTCAGAAATTAGGTGTGAAATTTGCTACTCCAATCTTCGACGGTGCAGAGATGGATCAGGTGGAAGAGTGGGTAGAGAAAGCAGGTTTACCTAAGTCCGGACGTACTTACCTATACAATGGTTTGACAGGTGAGCGTTTTGACCAACCTACTACGGTAGGTGTGATCTACATGTTGAAATTAGGTCACATGGTTGATGACAAAATGCACGCACGTTCTATTGGTCCTTACTCGTTGATTACGCAACAACCATTAGGTGGTAAGGCACAGTTCGGTGGTCAGCGTTTTGGTGAGATGGAGGTTTGGGCGTTAGAGGCATTCGGTGCTTCCAACATCCTACAAGAGATCTTGACCGTGAAATCGGATGACGTTGTCGGACGTGCTAAAACTTATGAAGCGATTGTTAAAGGTAATAACTTACCAACTCCATCAGTACCAGAATCGTTTAACGTATTGGTACATGAGTTACGCGGCTTAGGTTTAGATATCACATTGGATTAA
- the rplK gene encoding 50S ribosomal protein L11 → MAKEVSALVKLQVKGGAANPSPPVGPALGAKGVNIMDFCKQFNARTQDKPGQVLPVVITVYADKSFDFIIKTPPVAVQLKDAAKLKSGSGEPNRKKVASITWDQVKTIAEDKMPDLNAFTVESAMKMVAGTARSMGITVSGDAPWKN, encoded by the coding sequence ATGGCAAAAGAAGTCAGTGCGTTAGTAAAATTACAAGTGAAGGGCGGTGCTGCGAATCCATCTCCTCCAGTAGGACCTGCATTAGGTGCTAAGGGTGTGAACATCATGGATTTCTGTAAGCAATTTAACGCTCGTACGCAAGATAAACCAGGTCAAGTATTACCTGTTGTTATCACTGTATATGCCGACAAATCTTTTGATTTTATCATCAAAACTCCTCCAGTTGCAGTTCAATTAAAAGATGCTGCTAAGCTTAAAAGCGGATCTGGAGAGCCAAACCGTAAGAAGGTAGCGTCAATTACTTGGGATCAAGTAAAGACTATCGCGGAAGATAAAATGCCAGATTTGAATGCATTTACAGTAGAATCTGCTATGAAAATGGTAGCAGGTACTGCGCGTAGTATGGGTATCACTGTATCCGGTGATGCTCCTTGGAAAAATTAA
- the tuf gene encoding elongation factor Tu: protein MAKEKFDRSKPHLNIGTIGHVDHGKTTTTAAITKVLADKGLSEVRSFDSIDSAPEEKERGITINTSHVEYQTANRHYAHVDCPGHADYVKNMVTGAAQMDGAIIVVAATDGPMPQTREHILLARQVGVPALVVFLNKVDLVDDSELLDLVEMEVRELLSFYEFPGDDIPVIQGSALGALNGEEKWVDSIMELMDAVDNYIPIPPRLTDLPFLMPIEDVFSITGRGTVATGRIERGVINSGDPVEILGMGAENLKSTVTGVEMFRKILDYGEAGDNVGLLLRGIEKTDIRRGMVICKPGSVTPHTDFKAEVYVLSKAEGGRHTPFFNKYRPQFYFRTTDVTGEITLEAGTEMVMPGDNVTITVKLINAIAMEKGLRFAIREGGRTVGAGQVTEILA, encoded by the coding sequence ATGGCAAAAGAGAAATTTGACCGTAGTAAACCGCACTTAAATATTGGTACTATTGGTCACGTTGACCACGGTAAAACGACTACAACAGCTGCTATCACTAAAGTATTAGCTGATAAAGGTTTGTCAGAAGTTCGTTCATTTGATTCAATTGACTCAGCTCCTGAAGAAAAAGAGCGTGGTATCACAATCAACACTTCACACGTAGAATACCAAACAGCTAACCGTCACTATGCACACGTTGACTGTCCAGGTCACGCCGATTACGTTAAAAACATGGTAACTGGTGCTGCTCAAATGGACGGTGCTATCATCGTTGTTGCTGCTACAGATGGTCCTATGCCTCAAACTCGCGAGCACATCCTTTTAGCTCGTCAGGTAGGTGTTCCTGCGTTAGTAGTATTCTTGAACAAAGTTGACTTAGTTGATGATTCTGAGTTATTAGACTTAGTTGAAATGGAAGTTCGTGAATTATTATCATTCTACGAATTCCCAGGTGATGATATTCCAGTAATTCAAGGTTCTGCATTAGGTGCATTGAACGGTGAAGAGAAATGGGTTGATTCAATCATGGAACTAATGGACGCTGTAGATAACTACATTCCAATTCCTCCACGTTTGACAGACTTACCTTTCTTAATGCCTATCGAAGACGTATTCTCGATCACAGGTCGTGGTACAGTTGCAACTGGTCGTATCGAAAGAGGTGTAATCAACTCTGGTGATCCAGTTGAGATCTTAGGTATGGGTGCTGAGAACTTGAAATCTACAGTAACAGGTGTTGAGATGTTCCGTAAAATCTTAGATTACGGTGAAGCTGGTGATAACGTAGGTTTATTGTTACGTGGTATTGAGAAAACTGATATCCGTCGTGGTATGGTAATCTGTAAACCAGGTTCAGTAACTCCTCACACAGATTTCAAAGCTGAGGTTTACGTATTATCAAAAGCTGAAGGTGGTCGTCACACTCCATTCTTCAATAAATACCGTCCTCAATTCTATTTCCGTACAACAGACGTAACTGGAGAGATCACTCTAGAAGCAGGTACTGAGATGGTTATGCCAGGTGATAACGTAACAATCACTGTTAAGTTGATCAACGCTATCGCTATGGAAAAAGGTCTACGTTTCGCTATCCGTGAGGGTGGTCGTACAGTAGGTGCTGGTCAGGTAACTGAAATCTTAGCGTAA
- the rplJ gene encoding 50S ribosomal protein L10 produces MRKELKQDIVQALAEQIKSYGNFYITDTADLTVEKVNNIRRKCFEQGIEIQVVKNTLIKKALLEAGVDSEELFGVLKGASTMMFSETGNAPAKLIKQLRKEGEKPVLKAAYIQETAFVGDNQLEALVTLKSKEELIADVIALLQSPAKNVISALQSGGNTISGLVKALEERG; encoded by the coding sequence ATGAGAAAAGAACTAAAACAAGACATTGTTCAAGCTTTAGCAGAGCAGATTAAATCCTACGGTAATTTCTATATTACTGATACTGCTGATTTAACTGTTGAAAAAGTGAACAACATTCGTCGCAAATGTTTCGAGCAAGGCATCGAGATCCAAGTGGTTAAGAACACTTTGATTAAGAAAGCTTTATTAGAAGCAGGTGTTGATTCAGAAGAACTTTTCGGCGTGTTAAAGGGTGCATCTACAATGATGTTCTCGGAGACCGGAAATGCTCCAGCGAAATTAATTAAGCAATTACGTAAAGAAGGTGAAAAACCTGTATTGAAAGCAGCTTACATTCAAGAAACTGCATTCGTAGGTGACAACCAACTTGAAGCATTAGTAACTCTTAAATCTAAGGAAGAACTTATTGCAGACGTTATCGCTTTATTACAATCTCCTGCGAAGAATGTTATCTCTGCTCTTCAATCGGGTGGAAATACAATTTCAGGCTTAGTAAAAGCATTAGAAGAAAGAGGCTAA
- a CDS encoding glycoside hydrolase family 18 protein: protein MQFYRTILLAFFVCASLLSQAQQKPFIISYVTAGSKALPDPNLITHINYAFGHVDKTFNGVMISNEPRLREVVAMKKKSPHLKVLLSIGGWGSGRFSEMAATAENRRAFAKDCQRIVKTIDLDGIDLDWEYPSSSESGISSSPDDIDNFTLLMQEIRKAIGKKKLLTLATLADAKYIDFKGIDPYIDFVNVMMYDVTLPPFLHNSLYRSERSGRVTLVEAMEAHMNAGVKKEKLVMGIPFYGRGNKKQTPDYVMFKDYAKLSGFEEKWDDVAKVPYLQDDTGTLVFTFENVESLKLKAAYIKAQGLLGAMYWEFSGDDDQLSMSKALYESLN from the coding sequence ATGCAATTTTACCGAACCATTCTGCTCGCATTTTTTGTCTGCGCATCTTTGTTGTCGCAGGCGCAACAAAAGCCTTTTATTATTTCGTATGTCACCGCCGGATCGAAGGCATTGCCGGATCCGAACTTGATTACGCATATTAACTATGCATTTGGTCATGTAGATAAGACGTTCAACGGGGTCATGATTTCGAATGAGCCGCGTTTGCGTGAGGTAGTAGCCATGAAAAAGAAAAGTCCGCATTTGAAAGTATTGCTTTCTATTGGTGGATGGGGGAGTGGTCGCTTCAGCGAGATGGCAGCAACGGCCGAAAATAGGAGAGCTTTTGCCAAAGACTGCCAACGTATTGTTAAAACTATTGATCTGGACGGTATTGATTTGGACTGGGAATATCCGAGCAGCAGTGAGTCGGGAATTTCCTCTTCGCCGGATGATATTGATAATTTCACGCTACTCATGCAGGAGATCAGAAAGGCGATCGGGAAAAAGAAGTTATTGACGCTGGCTACGCTTGCCGACGCCAAGTATATAGATTTTAAGGGGATCGATCCTTACATTGACTTTGTAAATGTGATGATGTATGATGTGACTTTGCCACCATTTCTACATAATAGTTTGTATCGATCGGAGCGCTCGGGTCGGGTCACGTTGGTTGAAGCGATGGAAGCGCATATGAATGCCGGCGTGAAGAAAGAGAAGCTGGTCATGGGGATTCCGTTTTATGGTCGAGGCAATAAAAAGCAAACTCCGGATTATGTCATGTTTAAAGACTACGCGAAGCTATCGGGTTTCGAGGAGAAATGGGATGATGTGGCGAAGGTTCCCTATCTGCAGGATGACACAGGAACTTTGGTTTTTACCTTTGAGAATGTGGAATCCTTGAAGTTGAAAGCTGCCTATATCAAAGCGCAAGGTCTCCTTGGAGCGATGTACTGGGAGTTTTCTGGCGATGATGATCAGTTGTCGATGAGTAAGGCACTTTATGAATCTTTAAATTAA
- a CDS encoding BamA/TamA family outer membrane protein, whose product MFNTRLYKLLPLAALTLGLHLNATAQNSSADSTNFIKKIIKKFVSSEKDSSRSASFMVLPAVGYAQETGFEYGIASTYNFYIDKQDLNSRTSNLTLIGTLTTKKQKNIKLISDIWTKGNEYHILSELRYRDWPFNFYGIGNDTWKADEDYLDQKLYRIKLDGEKRFAPNFYAGLNVNYEHLKFKDIETGGIFEEPTVYGKSGGQYLAFGASALYDNRNNTTYTTRGFYGRAKYSYAPNFFGKDNFIGSQVEVDVRGFYPISNTLTVAAQGLFRGTYGDKVPFYVLRDLGGDMTMRGYYLGRYKDNNYATAQAELRYRFHPRVGINGFLGTGSTFSKENDIRLLPSYGAGLRYFFSLEHNSSIRFDYAFGEQRPGEKRQSGFYLSISEAF is encoded by the coding sequence ATGTTTAATACCAGATTATACAAACTTCTACCTCTTGCAGCCTTAACATTAGGTTTGCATCTGAATGCAACAGCGCAGAATAGCAGCGCGGACTCTACAAATTTCATCAAAAAAATCATCAAAAAATTCGTCTCCTCGGAGAAAGATTCCTCCCGATCGGCAAGCTTTATGGTACTCCCCGCTGTTGGATATGCACAGGAAACGGGGTTTGAATACGGTATCGCAAGTACCTATAACTTCTATATTGACAAACAGGACCTCAATAGCCGAACGTCAAACTTAACCCTCATCGGAACCCTGACGACGAAAAAACAAAAAAATATTAAACTCATCTCCGATATCTGGACCAAAGGAAATGAATACCACATCCTTTCCGAGCTGCGCTATCGCGACTGGCCATTTAATTTTTACGGTATCGGGAATGATACTTGGAAAGCAGATGAAGATTACCTCGACCAGAAACTATACCGCATCAAACTGGATGGCGAAAAAAGATTCGCCCCCAACTTCTACGCCGGACTAAATGTAAACTACGAGCATCTAAAATTTAAAGACATCGAAACAGGCGGTATTTTCGAAGAACCAACGGTCTATGGAAAGTCTGGAGGACAGTACCTCGCATTCGGTGCATCGGCATTGTACGACAATAGAAATAACACCACCTATACCACTCGTGGTTTTTACGGACGTGCCAAATATAGCTATGCGCCAAACTTCTTCGGCAAAGACAACTTCATCGGTTCCCAAGTTGAAGTCGATGTACGCGGCTTCTACCCCATCAGCAATACCCTGACCGTCGCCGCCCAAGGTCTATTCCGCGGAACCTACGGCGACAAAGTCCCATTCTACGTGCTCCGTGATCTAGGTGGCGATATGACCATGCGTGGCTATTACCTCGGCCGATACAAAGACAATAATTATGCTACCGCCCAGGCAGAACTGCGCTATAGATTTCACCCCCGCGTCGGAATCAATGGATTCCTCGGAACCGGCAGCACCTTCTCCAAAGAAAATGATATCCGATTACTCCCAAGCTACGGCGCCGGACTGCGCTACTTCTTTAGCTTAGAACATAATAGCAGCATCCGGTTCGACTACGCCTTCGGCGAACAGCGCCCCGGCGAAAAAAGACAGTCAGGCTTTTATTTGAGTATTAGTGAAGCGTTTTAG
- the rplA gene encoding 50S ribosomal protein L1 has product MARLTKNQKAALSKIEAGKAYSLKEAAALVKEITTAKFDASVDIDVRLGVDPRKANQMVRGIATLPHGTGKTVRVLVLCTPDKEEEAKAAGADFVGLDDYISKIEGGWTDVDIIITMPSVMAKVGKLGRILGPRNLMPNPKTGTVTTEVGKAVTEVKGGKIDFKVDKTGIIHTSVGKVSFDADKIYDNALEVLQTISRLKPSAAKGTYFKSIHISSTMSPGIHVETKSVAGI; this is encoded by the coding sequence GTGGCTAGATTAACAAAAAATCAAAAAGCGGCACTATCCAAAATTGAAGCTGGTAAAGCGTACTCTTTGAAAGAAGCTGCGGCTTTAGTAAAAGAGATTACAACAGCCAAATTTGATGCTTCAGTGGATATCGACGTTCGTTTGGGCGTAGATCCTCGTAAAGCAAATCAAATGGTTCGTGGTATTGCAACATTACCTCACGGAACTGGTAAAACTGTTCGCGTTTTAGTATTGTGTACTCCTGACAAGGAAGAAGAAGCTAAAGCAGCAGGTGCCGATTTCGTAGGTCTTGACGACTACATCAGCAAAATCGAAGGTGGTTGGACTGACGTTGACATTATCATCACTATGCCTAGTGTTATGGCGAAAGTAGGTAAATTGGGTCGTATTTTAGGTCCAAGAAACTTAATGCCTAACCCTAAAACTGGTACAGTTACTACTGAGGTAGGTAAAGCTGTAACAGAGGTTAAAGGTGGTAAGATCGATTTCAAAGTTGATAAAACCGGTATCATCCATACTTCAGTTGGTAAAGTGTCTTTCGACGCAGACAAGATTTATGACAACGCATTAGAGGTATTACAAACTATCTCTCGTTTGAAACCGTCTGCAGCAAAAGGAACGTACTTCAAGAGTATTCACATCTCTTCAACCATGAGTCCTGGTATTCATGTGGAGACTAAATCAGTAGCAGGAATTTAA
- the nusG gene encoding transcription termination/antitermination protein NusG codes for MADQSLKWYVVRAVSGKEKKVKQYLEAEINRLGIQHLVTQVLIPMEKYYQMRDGKKVAKERNYYPGYVLIEAALDGEIEHAIKNVNSVIGFLGDKAGNAIPLRPSEVNRILGKVDEMAEQGESINVPYYVGETVKVSDGPFNGFTGEIEEVHEDKKKLTVMVKVFGRKTPLELNYMQVEKE; via the coding sequence ATGGCAGATCAAAGTTTAAAATGGTACGTGGTACGTGCTGTAAGCGGGAAAGAGAAGAAAGTAAAACAATATCTAGAGGCAGAAATCAATCGCTTAGGCATTCAACACCTTGTTACGCAAGTATTAATCCCTATGGAGAAATACTACCAAATGCGTGATGGTAAAAAGGTGGCTAAAGAACGTAACTATTACCCAGGATACGTTTTGATCGAAGCCGCATTGGATGGTGAGATTGAACACGCAATCAAAAATGTAAATAGCGTAATTGGTTTCTTAGGTGATAAAGCCGGAAACGCAATTCCTTTACGTCCGTCAGAAGTTAACCGTATCTTAGGTAAGGTTGATGAAATGGCTGAGCAAGGTGAAAGCATCAATGTTCCTTACTACGTAGGTGAAACTGTAAAAGTAAGTGACGGTCCTTTCAACGGATTTACAGGTGAAATTGAAGAGGTACATGAAGATAAGAAGAAATTAACTGTAATGGTTAAAGTATTCGGTCGTAAGACTCCTCTTGAATTGAACTACATGCAAGTAGAGAAAGAATAA